CCGGTCGTCGCGTCGTCGTTGTCGTCATCATCGTCATCGGCGTCGGTCGGATCGTTGCCGTCGAACGGGTCGAAGTCGTCGTCCCAGTCGGCGGGGTCGTTGCCGTCGAACGGATCGAAGTCGTCGTCGAGGCCGGTCGGATCGTTGAGGTCAACCGGGTCGTTGGCATCCGGCAGCAGCCCATCCGTCGGGCAGCCGCCGGGAACAAGTGTGATCGTGAGGGACAGCAGCAGGACGCCGTAGAAACATCGCATCATGAAAGCACCCTTCGCCCTTTCGGGCCCCATTGAACTGGTCGCCGGCCGTAAACGGACGCCGCCCGGCTTTCACTACATCCTAGCGGAACCGGGCGGGGGTCTGACAGAAAAATGACGACGCGGGAAGTGGGAAATCCGAGGTCCGAAGTTCGAAGTCAGAAGTCAGCCGGAGCGGAAGCGATGCAGTCAGAGCCCCGAGCGCCAGCGAGCGGGTCCGCGCAGCGCGTGTGGCACTGCTCTTGAGCAGTGGTGGGGGAGCGCGGGAGCGGGGGATTTCAGGGAACAGGGAACGGGGAACAGGGAACGGGGAACAGGGAACGGGGAACAGGGAACCGAAGAGGCACGTGGCCAGGTAGCCACGCAGGCACGGGGAGAGGCGACGTAGCCGCGACGGGCAGCGACGGAGCCAGAGCCCCGAGCGCCAGCGGGCGCGTCCGCGCAGCGCGCCGGAATCCGAGCCCGAAGCGCAAGCGAGGGTCTGCGCCTGCGTCCGCCAACCGAGCTGCGAACGGCAGTGAGCGAACGTTCCGCGCCCCGTCGGACGTCAACCGGAAATCAGTATGATGTCCGCAGATTGCCGGTTACTCTGCAGGCGACGTTGACACAGGCACCGTGCTGGTCTGCGAGGAGTCCCACATCGAAACGCCCCAGATCTTAAGCGTACCAGGGACGAACGACGCCAGTGCTTTCGAGTCCGGCGAGAAGTGCACCAGCAGCACAGTTGAACCACCGTGATCGAGGACCTTGACCAGTTTGTTGGTCGCGGTAGATCCGACGAACACCAGACCCTCCGGCCCGGTGCCGGCTGCGACCCATTTTCCGTCGGGACTCACCGCCAAGCATGAAATCCGGTGACCGTACTCCGCTTTACCCGTTGGCGAGGCATACCAGCGGCCCAGTTCCGTGCCGCTCTCGACATCCATGGCATACACGGCCGCCATGGTCCCTCCGGTGTAGACGATCTTGCTGTCCGGAGCGAATGCCGCATAAAAGAGCGAGGCTTCGCCCGCGGGTTGCTTGAACCAGGTTTGCATCCTGGCGGCGGTATCGACCATCGCAACGCCGTTGTCCAAACCCGCGATGGCGATGTGCGCACCATCATTGGAAGGCACGACAGACCGAAGGGGATCAGTGGAACCGCTGTGCCGGCCCGCCAGTGTTCCCACCCAGTCAACATCAGTTGCGTTCGGCCCGACAACTCCGGCTCGCAATCTCGGGTGGTCCCAGTTCGCGTCAGGCGGGGCATGTTCGCCAGCATCCTCGATCAGGCACACGGCCACATGCACCCCGTTGCTGCTGGGTTGCGTTAGCGTCACGTACCAGCCATCAGGGACTCGGCACTGAGTAGCTCGATCCTCTTTGGTCTCCACAATGTAGAAATGATACGGTTCATACTTGGCCCCCTTCACCGCTGCAAAGAAGCAGCGACCATTCAGCGCCCAAGCCGGGTGCGCGCAGTTCTGGACGGGAAACTCGTGCCGCTTCACGAGTGTGTGGTTCTCCCACTCCCAGACGTCCAGTATTTCCGGCTCGGCAGAACTGCCGTAAATGTACGTCCCCCCACATCCCCATTCGCGGAAGCCGCCTCCGCGGCCGATCCATGGCAGAGTTGCAAAGGGCACGTTTACAGGGCGTGCAGTCCCGCTGGGGGTGCTGGTGGGGGGGGCGCACGCCACGCCAGTGCACACGCAACCCGCCGCAACACCGCTGAGAATGCACAACCCTTTCGCTGTCATGATGAAGCAAGCCTCAACTGGTGGCCGTCAGCAAGAAACGTATTAAGGTGTTGAGGGACAGCCACCTTTTTCTATACCTCCAGCTTCGCCTGCGAGACGTCCGACCGGCCGGGGATGCAGACGCCGGCCGCAGCTTGCGGCGCGGCGACATGTTACTGCGCGGCCGGCACGTGTGCGACCGGCGGCGGGGATGCGAGGCTGATTCGACCGCCCTTCGGGCCGGCAGAGACAAGGGGAGTGCGGGTTTCCGATCCCAGGGGCTGAAACCGCGTGGCAACCCTCGCGCGCCCTGCCGGCGAAGATGGGCGGCAAAGCAGAGCTTTGCGCTCCCCGGCGGGTCGAAAGGCGGTCCGGAGCCTCTGTTTGGCGCGCCGGAAAATGTACCCGACCCCTGTGCGGCCCCTGAGCTAAACTACGGCGCGGTCGGGCGCGGCCAGGTCTGTGTTGTGCCAGCGACTACCGTGGCGGGTTGGCCGTAGATCAGCGCCGCAAGCGGGCGTGTGCCGCGATGCGTGATCGTCACCGATGCCGGCTCGATGGTGATTTCCAGCGGCTGGCCGTCCCAGACGAACGGGAAGCGCAGGGCAGTCCAGGCGGCCGGCAGGTGCGGGTCAACGTGCAACACCTCCGACTGCATGCGCGTGCGGACGCCGGCGAAACCGAAGATCGCGGCCTGCCAGTTTCCGCCGGCACAGGCGGCGTGGATGCCCTCGGCGGCCTCGTTCGGGCGGAGGTCGAGCCCGGCGGAGGCGCGCCAGTGCTCGAACGCGACGTCGGGCAGGCCGATCCAGGCGGCGATAATGGCGTGCACGGCGTGGCTGAGGCTGGAATCGTGCGTGGTCAACGGGGCGTAGGTGTCGTACGCGACGCGCATCTGCCGGTCGTCGAATTCGTGCGGGTACAGGGCCATGAGCTGGAGCACGTCGGCCTGCTTCAGCACGCGGCTGCGGTAGAGGCGCTCCTGGCTGACACAGGCGCCCACGCGGCGCGTGCGGTCCGGCCACCAGCGGTCGAAGTCGAACGGCTCCTGGTCGAAGAAGTCGTCGGACTGGGGCACCAGGGCGTGCTCGTCGTCGTAGGGCAGCCGGATGCGGCTGGCGACCTCGGCGAAGTGGGCGAGCTCGGCGTCCTGCAACTGGAGGCGGGTACGCAGGTCCGCGGCCGCGGCGGCGTCGCTGCGCTCGAGCTTGTTCCACAGGAACGCGGCGGCGGTGAGCGCGAATACAACCATGCGGTTGGTGTAGGCGTTGTTGCGACTGAAGGGGGTGTATTCGTCCGGGCCCATGACCATGAGCAGTTCGTAGGCGTCGCGTTCGGGTGAGTAGGTCACTCGCGCGCACCAGTAGCGGGCCGTCTCGATCAGCACCTCGGTGGCGTCGAGCAGGAAGCGCTGGTCGTCAGCGTTCGTCACGTGGGCGTGGAAGAGTCCGTACGCGACGTCCGCGGTGATGTGCACTTCATGGTCGGCATATTGCCAGTTGGGGCAGTGCTCGTCGCCGCTCGGCGAACTCTCCCAGGCGTAGCGGGCGCCGGGATAGCCGTAGAGCTGGGCGTTGCGGCGAGCGCCCGCGAGGCTGGTGATGCGAAAGCGGGCGAGCGTCTTGCCGATCTCGGGGCGCGTATACAGAAACAGCGGCAACAGGAACAGCTCGGTGTCCCAGAAGTAGCGGCCGCAATAGGCCTCGCCGGCGGCGGCCTTGGCGTCGATGGCACAGCGCGGCTCGTCCTCGACGACGGCGCGGAGCAGATGATAGAGCGAGACGCGCAGCGCGAGTTGGCTCTCCGGGTCGCCGTCGATGATGACATCGGTACGGGCCCAGCGCTCGGCCCAGACGGCGTCGGACTCGGCGGCGAGGCGGTCGAAGCCGGCGGCGGCGGCATCCCAGGCGAGCTTGCGGGCGACATCGACCGGCGAGCCGGAAACATGGTGCGACGACGTAAGCGCCGCGAACTTGTCGATACGCAGCGACTGGCCAGGGTCGAGCGTGCAACCGCCACAGCAGGCGACCCAGCGTGGCTGCTGCTCGATGTTCCAGAGCAGGCCGCGGTCCGACGTCAGCAGGGCCGCGGCGGCGACGTCGATCCCCGAATTGGTGCGGACGGCGAGCGTGACCGGCTCGTGCTCGCCGGTAATCTCAACGGCCTTGAAATGGTCGTAGCCATTGGTGCGGACCTCGGCGTCGAGCGTGCCGAGGAAGCGCAGTTCGGCGGAGGGGCCGTCCAGGTGGCGGACCGTGCAGCGCAGGGCCATGACGTGCCGGCGGCGGGCGCTGATGAAGCGCTCGAAGCGCAGGCGCAGGCGGGCGCCGGAGATGGTCTGCCAGGTGAATTCGCGGACCAGGTGGCCCGCGCGCATGTCCAGGCGGCGCGTGTAGTCGGTGATGCGCTCGCCTTCCATGTCGAGGCGCTCGCCGGAGGTGTAGATGAGCAGCCCGTGGAGCGCGGGGAGGTTGATGAGCTCGTCGCGGCAGGTGGGGTGCGGGCCGCTGACGCCGGGGAGATAGGTGCCGACGCGGCTCTTGAAACTGGGAAATTGCTCGACGGTGACGTTGCCCATGACGCGCAGGTACTCGATGTCCTGCGGGTCGTCGCGGAGACCCTCTTCGAAAGCGGCGCGCTGCTGGAGCGTGCCGCTGCCGATGGCCATGAGGCCCTCATAGTGCCGGTTATGGGCCACGTCGAAGGTGGATTCGACGATCGACCACGTGTCGAGCGTTGTCACGCGCACTCCTTGTCTCGCGGATCGCTTCAGGCTCCGCCCCCAGCCATGCGGCGGCCGAGCTCGCGAAACAGCCGCCAGCCGAGGTGTTCGAAGTCGGCGAACACGACGATCGTGGCGATCTGGTAGTGCATGGTGAGCAGCCAGCAGATGGCTGTCCAGAGGGGGCCGGCGGGGGGCCTGCGGCCGCTGCGTTGCCACGCGTGATCCCAGGCGCGCTGCACCGTCAGGGCGACGGCCTGGCTCAGGCCCCAGGCCAGGAAGGACCAGCTCGCGCCGTGCCAAAGACCGCAATAGCCGAAGACGGCGAGGGTATTGAGCGTGCCGTGCCGGCGATTGCCGCCGAGGGGGATGTAGATGTAATTCCGCAGCCAAGAGCCGACGGTAATGTGCCAGCGGTGCCAGAAATCGCGTACGGAGGTGGCGAGGGGCAGGCGGTTGAAGTTGTCGTCGACGCGGATGCCGAGCCAGCAGGACAGGGCGACGGCGAGTTCGTTGTAGGTCCAGAGCAGGAGGTAGATCTGAATCGGAATCAGGTAGAAGACGCGCACGAGCTTGCCGGTGGCGAAGAGCTGCGGCTCGGCGAAAAAGTCGGGGGCGTTGGCGGCGATCGTTGGAATCTGGCGGCCGACGACCGCGAGCCCGACGCCGCCGAGGAGGAACAGGGCGAAGCGCTTAAGGCCTTCGCGCCATGCAGGGATGTGGCGCGGGTCCCAGGTGTCCAACCGGGCAAGAAACTCCTGCCGGCGTAGCACAGGGCCGAGTCGCATGCAGGGCGCGTAGAGCAGCCAGCAGAGTGTGTCGCCAAGGCGGGTCGGCGGTTGTGGCTCGCGAGCGAGGTCGACGCCCCAGGCGATGAAGCGGAACAGAAAGTACGAGAAGCCGACGTTGTGCAGCGCGGCCATGCGCGACGGATACCAGGACTGCTGCGCGTGCCACCACAGCGGCAGTGCCAGCAGATGCAGGCCGACCCAGACCAGCGCGATCATCGTGCGCGGGCCGATCTGATTGCGCCGGCGGAGTTCGCCGAGCAGCAGGACGTAGGTGCTGGCCACCAGCACGCCGCCGAGCAGCACGGCGGTCGTGGTGAGCTGGAGCGTGGGCAGCAGCCAGACCAGTCCGCCGAGGATGAGCGCGGCGCGCGGACGGCGGCGCGCGAGCAGGAGGATCAACGGGATCAGCGGCAGGAACGCCAGCAGGCCGAAGGGGCCGGCCAGGATTTCCTGTGGCGACAGCGGCGGGTGGGCCGTGACGGCATTGAAGATGGGCGTGGGCTTCGGCAGCGCGGCCCAGAGCGTCACGGGAGGATCGTCACCTGCGACTTACCGGGCTGCAGCAACTTGTAGAGCAAGGCGACGTCTTCGTTGTGCATGCGGACGCAGCCAAGCGAGACGGCCTTGCCGATCGAGTCGGGCTCGATGGTGCCGTGGATGCCGAAGCCCTCGTGTCCGACGCATGCACCCTCGATGCCTTCGAGGCCGATCCAGCGCTTGCCGAGTGGGTTGTTCGGGTCATCGGGGGCGATGATGCGCTTGTCCGTCGCGGACCCCGGCGGATAGTAAGTCGGGTTTTCGAGGCGGTTCTTGACGCGCCAGACGCCTTCCGGGGTGCCGTTCTCGCTGCCCAGCGCGACGCGGAAGCTACGGATGTACAGGTCCTGCAGGTACACGTCCATGCGGAACTTCGATTTGTAGATCTTCACATGGAACGGGCCGCGCGGGGCCTTCAGCTTCTGATCGACCCGGATCTTCGTTGCGTCGGCGATGCCGTTCACCTCCATCAGGGCTTCGTAGGGCACGTCGTATTTCTTCGCGATGTTGAGCAGCACGTCGCCGGACTGCACGACGTAGGATTCGATCAGCGGGTCGTCGGGCAATATCCGGCGGCTGAAGATGGACTCGTCGGCGACGCGGGCCAGCAGTGTGCGCACCTCGTTGGCGTCGGCCTCGGGCAGCGTCTCCTTCAGCAGGGCGTTGAGTGCGTGGCGCGCCTCGATGACCCGGCCGGTGTCCAGCAGCTGGCGCGCGGCGGCGATCGGCCGGCTGGCGGCGCGGGGCGGGCTGGGCTGGGTCGTCGGGGCGGCGGGCTGCGTAGTGCGCGCGGCAACCAGCGCGGGCTGACTGGTGGGCGCGGTCGGGATCAGCACCTGCTCATCCGCGGCCAGCTTGACGTCCCTTTTTGGCGCGGGGGCGGTAGCCGGCGCGGGCTGGGTCGTCGCGACCGGACGCGCCGGCGGCTTGTGCGGGATGGTCACCGGCTTCTGAGCGGCCGGGGTGACCGGTGCTGGCGCTTGCGGTGCCGGCAGAGTCGCCGGCTTGGGCGGACGGCGGAAGTACCACCAGCCGCCGGCGGCCACCAGCACGACGAAGAGGCCGGAGAAAACGATGGGGGTGTATGGATTCCTGCGTCGCCGATGAGTTCTCACGATGCCGCCTCCTGGGCACGTCCGGTTTCGCGGCCGTCGTCCTGACGGGTCGCGGCGTGAAGATAACGCAGTTCGGCCTGCATGGCCACTGGCGCGGGTCATGCACCGCCAAGGCACAAGGACACCAGGGTGGGACGGTGAGGGGGCTACCCGGCAGTGTATGGTTCAGAGGTAGCGGCTTGCGATTTCCACCAGCTCGCCCATGCGGTGGGCCCAGGTGTGTTCGCGCAGCGTGCGGGCCTGACCGGCCTGGGCGATCCGCTCGCGTTCGTCGTCGTGGGCGAGATAATGCGCGGCCAGCGCGACGCATTCTTCCAGGTCGCCGTACGCCACGACCTCACGCCCGGGCTCGAAGAGTTGCGCGAGGTTGTCCTTACGATCGGTGAGCAGCAGCGTGCCGACGCCCGTGGCTTCGTAGAGGCGCATGTTGTTGGCGTAGTTGGCGGCGACGTCGATGTGCCGGTTGAAGACGATCCGGGCGTTGCGCAGCGTCTGGTACATCGCCCGGCCCCAGAGGGGTGGCCCACAGGTGGCGCGGAGCGGCGAGTCGGGCGCCAGTCGGTCGCGCCCGTAACCCCAGACGTGGACCGCGTGGCGCCGCGCGAGTTGTCCGAGCATGCGCGTGCCGTCATCGTGCGGCCCGCCGAGCCCGCCGACAAAGGCGATATCGAACTGCTTCTCGGCCGGCGCGAGGTGCTGCAGCACGCGCGGCTCGAACGCCAGCCGCACGAATTCACTTCGCAGGCCCTGGGCGCGGAAGTGATCCACGAGGTTCGGCAGCGACGAGAGCATGAGGTCGTATGCGCCGAGGTCATGCGTGGGCAGCGGCGCGGCATGCTGACCGATGACCAGCCGGCAATAGCGTTTGGCGACGCGCACGAAGTCGCTGCCCAACGCCTCAATCGCCATGCTGTAGAGCACGTCGGGCCGGTAGTGCTTGAGCTGGGCTTCGAGAATGTCGTACAGCCAGCGCCGGTTGACCGCACGCGTCGGCCAGGGGACGAAGCCGCGCCGCCAGCGCAGTTGCCACTGCGTGTCGCGTGCGCAGCGCAGACCTTGCTCGCGGGCCCACTGCTTCTGCATGGGCTCGGCGTTGATGATGACGTCCCAGGCCTCATGGTCGAGTTCGCGCAGGTGCGTCGAGTAGAAGTCGGCTACGCCGAAGAGGCTGTCAACGCGGGACTGCCACTGCTCGGCGTAGCTCCGCCGGGCCAACGTCTCGTCCGCCGCGTACAGTTGCCGGAGGAAATCCGGGTAGTCGGTATTGACGATCAGCCACCTCATGACGGCGCACCCGCGGCGGTGGCGAACGGCTGGGTCCAGGGCAGCCACTGATCGACGAGTCGGCGACTGGCGTCTGAACGCAAGTCCGGCAGTTCCCCGCCCAGCACACCCAGGGCCGTCGCGATGAGATCGCGATGCGTGAGGCAGCCGAACAGGTGGTGCCAGAGGAGGTAGTCTTGGCGGGAGGCGCGCGGGCTGGGCCGTGCGCCGCACCACATCTGGCGCCAGAGGCTGGTCACGGGAGCGGCTGTCGGTTTGCCGCTGGCACGTTCCGGCGGCAGGCCGAGGTAGCCGCGGTAGTACTCGCGATAAGCCCGGACGGCGACGTCCTGCCAGAGCGCCGTCAGCAGCTTTCGGTCCACGAGCGGGCGGTTGCAGTCGGCCAGGTAGGCGGCATGCTCCGCCGATTCGCGGGCGGTGATCGCAAGCCGCTCGCCGCTGGCGGTGAGGTTGATCTCCAGTGCCCGCCATTGGAGCGGCCGGCGGCCAAGCTGGATGTCCACACCGAGAGACCAGAGCGCGTTGGGGTAGGCCTGCCACTCATGCGGGTTCACCGCGAGGTTGCCCAGGCCGTAAAAGATGAGCCCGTCATGGTACTCCTCGAGTCCCTGCGGCACGTGCGGATGGTGGCCGTGAACAACCGCCGCACCCGCGTCGATCCATGAGCGGTACAGGTCTTGGATAGCCGGCGCGGGCCAAGGCGAAACCTCCGCGCCGGCGTGCACCGAGACGATCACTGCGTCGGCCTGGGCTGCGCACGCGCGAATCGCCGCATAGACCCAGGGGCCGAAGGCGGCTACGCCGGGCTGCGCGGCGACGGCGACGCCGAACTGGGCCTCGCAACAGGCGAGGATGGCGACGCGCGTGCCGGCGTCGTCGAGGAAGAGCGGCTGGCGGGCAACGTCCAGCGTGTCGCCGGCGCCGACCGCGTGGATGCCGGCCGCCAGGAGTGCGGACAGCGTCTCCGCCAGACCGGCCGGGCCGAAGTCCATGATGTGGTTGTTTGCCAGCGCGCAGACCAGCGGTCGCGCGGGCGGCGGGGGCGCGACCGTGTGCAAGTGCGGCCCGGCCTTCGGTGCCGGTGGCAACTGATGGCCTGCTGGCAGGAGCGGCCCTTCAAGATTCAGCAGTGCGCAGCCGGCAGGCCACGACACATCGCAGTGCAGAGAGCCGGGGGCCCAGTCGCCGAGCAGGATCATGGTTGTGCCACTATGCCGGCGCGCCTGCGCCGCTCAAGTTCCATCGGTCA
This DNA window, taken from Phycisphaerae bacterium, encodes the following:
- a CDS encoding WD40 repeat domain-containing protein, which translates into the protein MKRHEFPVQNCAHPAWALNGRCFFAAVKGAKYEPYHFYIVETKEDRATQCRVPDGWYVTLTQPSSNGVHVAVCLIEDAGEHAPPDANWDHPRLRAGVVGPNATDVDWVGTLAGRHSGSTDPLRSVVPSNDGAHIAIAGLDNGVAMVDTAARMQTWFKQPAGEASLFYAAFAPDSKIVYTGGTMAAVYAMDVESGTELGRWYASPTGKAEYGHRISCLAVSPDGKWVAAGTGPEGLVFVGSTATNKLVKVLDHGGSTVLLVHFSPDSKALASFVPGTLKIWGVSMWDSSQTSTVPVSTSPAE
- a CDS encoding glycoside hydrolase family 65 protein, with the translated sequence MTTLDTWSIVESTFDVAHNRHYEGLMAIGSGTLQQRAAFEEGLRDDPQDIEYLRVMGNVTVEQFPSFKSRVGTYLPGVSGPHPTCRDELINLPALHGLLIYTSGERLDMEGERITDYTRRLDMRAGHLVREFTWQTISGARLRLRFERFISARRRHVMALRCTVRHLDGPSAELRFLGTLDAEVRTNGYDHFKAVEITGEHEPVTLAVRTNSGIDVAAAALLTSDRGLLWNIEQQPRWVACCGGCTLDPGQSLRIDKFAALTSSHHVSGSPVDVARKLAWDAAAAGFDRLAAESDAVWAERWARTDVIIDGDPESQLALRVSLYHLLRAVVEDEPRCAIDAKAAAGEAYCGRYFWDTELFLLPLFLYTRPEIGKTLARFRITSLAGARRNAQLYGYPGARYAWESSPSGDEHCPNWQYADHEVHITADVAYGLFHAHVTNADDQRFLLDATEVLIETARYWCARVTYSPERDAYELLMVMGPDEYTPFSRNNAYTNRMVVFALTAAAFLWNKLERSDAAAAADLRTRLQLQDAELAHFAEVASRIRLPYDDEHALVPQSDDFFDQEPFDFDRWWPDRTRRVGACVSQERLYRSRVLKQADVLQLMALYPHEFDDRQMRVAYDTYAPLTTHDSSLSHAVHAIIAAWIGLPDVAFEHWRASAGLDLRPNEAAEGIHAACAGGNWQAAIFGFAGVRTRMQSEVLHVDPHLPAAWTALRFPFVWDGQPLEITIEPASVTITHRGTRPLAALIYGQPATVVAGTTQTWPRPTAP
- a CDS encoding L,D-transpeptidase family protein, encoding MRTHRRRRNPYTPIVFSGLFVVLVAAGGWWYFRRPPKPATLPAPQAPAPVTPAAQKPVTIPHKPPARPVATTQPAPATAPAPKRDVKLAADEQVLIPTAPTSQPALVAARTTQPAAPTTQPSPPRAASRPIAAARQLLDTGRVIEARHALNALLKETLPEADANEVRTLLARVADESIFSRRILPDDPLIESYVVQSGDVLLNIAKKYDVPYEALMEVNGIADATKIRVDQKLKAPRGPFHVKIYKSKFRMDVYLQDLYIRSFRVALGSENGTPEGVWRVKNRLENPTYYPPGSATDKRIIAPDDPNNPLGKRWIGLEGIEGACVGHEGFGIHGTIEPDSIGKAVSLGCVRMHNEDVALLYKLLQPGKSQVTILP
- a CDS encoding glycosyltransferase, with translation MRWLIVNTDYPDFLRQLYAADETLARRSYAEQWQSRVDSLFGVADFYSTHLRELDHEAWDVIINAEPMQKQWAREQGLRCARDTQWQLRWRRGFVPWPTRAVNRRWLYDILEAQLKHYRPDVLYSMAIEALGSDFVRVAKRYCRLVIGQHAAPLPTHDLGAYDLMLSSLPNLVDHFRAQGLRSEFVRLAFEPRVLQHLAPAEKQFDIAFVGGLGGPHDDGTRMLGQLARRHAVHVWGYGRDRLAPDSPLRATCGPPLWGRAMYQTLRNARIVFNRHIDVAANYANNMRLYEATGVGTLLLTDRKDNLAQLFEPGREVVAYGDLEECVALAAHYLAHDDERERIAQAGQARTLREHTWAHRMGELVEIASRYL
- a CDS encoding CapA family protein — translated: MILLGDWAPGSLHCDVSWPAGCALLNLEGPLLPAGHQLPPAPKAGPHLHTVAPPPPARPLVCALANNHIMDFGPAGLAETLSALLAAGIHAVGAGDTLDVARQPLFLDDAGTRVAILACCEAQFGVAVAAQPGVAAFGPWVYAAIRACAAQADAVIVSVHAGAEVSPWPAPAIQDLYRSWIDAGAAVVHGHHPHVPQGLEEYHDGLIFYGLGNLAVNPHEWQAYPNALWSLGVDIQLGRRPLQWRALEINLTASGERLAITARESAEHAAYLADCNRPLVDRKLLTALWQDVAVRAYREYYRGYLGLPPERASGKPTAAPVTSLWRQMWCGARPSPRASRQDYLLWHHLFGCLTHRDLIATALGVLGGELPDLRSDASRRLVDQWLPWTQPFATAAGAPS